Proteins from a single region of Sneathiella aquimaris:
- a CDS encoding GNAT family N-acetyltransferase, with protein MISVSIRTDDFNRWQDLLTLIQKSYAYMATRIDPPSSMHRLTAESLEAKSRTETLFIAFEESRLVGCVFLKEEATNFYLGKLAVDPDLQGKGIGSMLITACIEFAQQAGKPDIELEVRIELTENQALFSRLGFTKTGENSHAGYNRATSIVMLRKGTV; from the coding sequence ATGATTTCCGTATCAATACGCACAGATGATTTTAATCGCTGGCAAGACTTGCTGACCTTAATACAAAAATCTTATGCCTATATGGCAACCCGTATTGACCCTCCCTCCTCAATGCACAGGCTGACAGCTGAAAGTCTTGAGGCAAAGTCCCGAACAGAGACACTGTTTATCGCATTCGAAGAGAGCCGACTGGTCGGATGCGTTTTCTTGAAAGAAGAGGCAACAAATTTCTATCTTGGAAAATTGGCTGTCGATCCAGATCTTCAAGGAAAGGGGATCGGTTCCATGCTGATTACGGCCTGTATTGAATTTGCCCAGCAAGCCGGGAAACCAGACATTGAATTGGAAGTCCGAATTGAACTCACCGAAAATCAGGCATTATTCTCACGCCTGGGCTTTACAAAAACCGGAGAAAACTCGCATGCTGGTTACAACCGGGCAACAAGTATCGTGATGCTAAGAAAAGGAACAGTATGA
- a CDS encoding PAS domain-containing protein produces MPRWSDIDPAQFKPLLPSAIVTHVLRDPLDFVEMITGENILERSNSNSMRRNWRNFPGREPGSKIWEAFEKIVVTKTANFSEIPYVGPHKEFLKVHTVSCPISNDGETVNKILSFVDYVSQTDEDLEKEVASNSTNSLNYRPGL; encoded by the coding sequence ATGCCCCGTTGGTCAGACATTGATCCGGCACAATTCAAACCCCTGCTCCCATCTGCAATCGTCACTCATGTCCTTCGGGATCCACTTGATTTTGTTGAGATGATTACGGGTGAGAATATTCTGGAACGTAGCAATAGCAATAGCATGCGACGAAACTGGCGGAACTTTCCCGGTCGCGAACCAGGTAGTAAAATCTGGGAGGCGTTTGAAAAAATCGTGGTCACCAAAACTGCTAATTTCAGCGAAATCCCTTATGTCGGACCGCACAAAGAATTCTTGAAAGTTCATACCGTAAGCTGCCCCATTTCCAACGATGGTGAGACCGTAAACAAAATACTGTCCTTTGTTGATTATGTCAGTCAAACAGATGAGGATCTTGAAAAAGAGGTTGCTTCCAACTCGACCAATTCCCTCAATTATCGGCCCGGCCTTTAA
- a CDS encoding PAS domain-containing sensor histidine kinase, whose translation MTSNWDENLALTCFGYLDQGVLVICSELRVAFSNERFCELLELPRYLGIPGVPIGDIFRYNAKRGEYGPGDIEDLVQERIDLCRLMVPHSFERTRPDGLVLQIDGSPLPNGGMISTYTDITEISNSRKALENANEILDFRVQQRTQQLAVREQELSEKATALETIMTSVETGLALFDKDLRLVACNDNFIKLLNYPNSLNVPGTPIRKFFEYNAQSGEYGVGDQSEQVEKYMEIAQSAVPFTTIRHRKDDRHIKITAQPTTDGLVICYTDVTEQTHAENILRHNNEILEERVEARTSELKAAKEVAEKASQSKSQFLANMSHELRTPLNAIIGFSELLMMDDYTMLEKEKRAEYAGDINSAGTHLLQVINDILDVAKIEANQINLLEQDLDLKSVVKSCLQMVSVDAKNREIQLETDIPKDLPIIIGDPTRIKQIIANLLSNSVKFTDSKGRIKVQIEICDDKSISINVLDNGIGIAKKDLKHVQTQFGQVQSSYNRNHQGTGLGLSLVRLLTEAHGGQFLLKSEINKGTTASVVFPASRTKILVS comes from the coding sequence GTGACTAGTAACTGGGATGAAAATCTCGCACTGACATGTTTTGGTTATTTGGATCAAGGCGTTCTTGTCATTTGCTCAGAATTAAGGGTTGCGTTCAGCAATGAACGGTTTTGTGAATTACTCGAACTTCCGCGCTATCTTGGTATCCCCGGTGTTCCGATAGGCGATATCTTCAGATATAATGCAAAACGGGGTGAATATGGACCGGGCGATATTGAAGATCTGGTTCAGGAACGGATAGATTTGTGCCGGCTGATGGTACCCCACTCTTTTGAGCGCACACGCCCGGACGGTCTGGTCCTGCAAATTGATGGATCACCGCTTCCCAATGGCGGTATGATCTCGACTTATACTGACATCACGGAAATTTCAAATTCTCGTAAAGCATTGGAAAATGCCAACGAGATCCTGGACTTTCGGGTTCAGCAACGAACCCAGCAATTGGCCGTTCGTGAACAGGAGCTGTCTGAAAAGGCCACAGCACTGGAAACAATCATGACCAGTGTAGAAACTGGTTTAGCGCTGTTTGATAAAGATCTCCGGCTTGTTGCTTGTAATGACAATTTCATCAAACTTCTAAACTATCCCAATTCGCTCAACGTTCCCGGCACACCAATCCGAAAATTTTTCGAATATAATGCCCAAAGCGGAGAATACGGGGTTGGCGACCAATCCGAGCAAGTCGAAAAATACATGGAGATTGCCCAGTCAGCAGTTCCCTTTACGACAATTCGCCATCGGAAAGATGACCGCCACATTAAAATAACGGCCCAACCGACAACCGACGGGTTAGTTATCTGTTACACTGACGTTACGGAACAAACCCATGCTGAAAATATTTTGCGGCATAACAATGAGATCCTCGAAGAACGGGTAGAAGCCAGAACATCAGAACTGAAAGCCGCCAAAGAGGTCGCTGAAAAAGCCAGCCAGTCCAAATCGCAGTTTCTTGCAAATATGAGCCACGAACTCCGAACACCTTTAAATGCTATTATTGGCTTTTCAGAGCTTCTGATGATGGACGATTACACCATGCTCGAAAAGGAAAAACGAGCTGAATATGCGGGTGACATCAATTCTGCCGGCACGCACTTGCTTCAGGTGATCAACGATATTCTCGATGTTGCAAAAATCGAAGCCAACCAAATCAATTTGTTAGAACAGGATCTAGACCTGAAATCAGTTGTAAAGTCATGTCTTCAGATGGTTTCTGTCGATGCAAAAAACCGAGAAATACAACTGGAAACGGATATCCCTAAAGACCTGCCTATAATTATTGGGGATCCTACTCGGATTAAACAAATCATAGCGAACCTTTTGTCCAATTCTGTCAAATTTACCGATTCAAAAGGCAGGATCAAAGTACAAATCGAAATTTGTGACGACAAATCTATCTCCATCAACGTTCTGGACAACGGCATCGGAATAGCCAAAAAAGACCTAAAACACGTGCAAACACAATTTGGGCAGGTTCAATCGTCATACAACCGAAATCATCAGGGAACAGGTCTGGGTCTGAGCCTTGTGAGGTTATTGACGGAAGCACATGGCGGACAATTTCTACTAAAAAGCGAAATCAACAAGGGAACAACAGCCTCCGTTGTTTTCCCAGCCAGTAGAACTAAAATACTCGTATCCTGA
- the xth gene encoding exodeoxyribonuclease III: protein MKIASWNINSVKARLPRLVDYLQDEAPDVVCLQELKAIDEMFPREEVAELGYNIETHGQKTYNGVAILSKFPIEDVMRGLPGNDADEQSRYIEATINGVRVASIYLPNGNPVDTEKFPYKLEWMDRLIARANTLLSWEEPVVLAGDYNIIPQDEDCYDPKAWEGDALTQPESRARFRHLLNMGYADAFRTWTRDVNYTYWDYQRGAWQKDNGIRIDHLLLSAEATDRLKNVGISKGPRGKERPSDHTPIWIELSTN, encoded by the coding sequence ATGAAAATCGCCAGTTGGAACATCAATTCAGTTAAAGCACGCCTGCCCCGTCTGGTTGATTACCTGCAGGATGAAGCCCCTGATGTTGTCTGCCTTCAGGAACTTAAGGCAATCGACGAGATGTTTCCTCGCGAAGAGGTTGCTGAACTGGGATACAATATCGAAACCCATGGGCAAAAAACCTATAACGGCGTTGCAATTCTTTCCAAATTTCCGATCGAAGACGTGATGCGTGGCCTTCCGGGAAACGATGCTGACGAGCAATCCAGATATATTGAAGCCACAATCAATGGCGTACGGGTCGCCTCCATATATCTACCGAACGGAAATCCGGTCGATACTGAAAAATTCCCTTATAAACTTGAATGGATGGACCGCCTGATTGCCCGTGCCAATACGTTATTGTCGTGGGAGGAGCCTGTTGTGCTTGCCGGCGATTATAACATCATCCCGCAAGATGAAGATTGCTACGACCCCAAAGCGTGGGAGGGGGATGCCCTGACCCAACCGGAAAGCCGTGCGCGCTTCAGGCATCTTCTGAATATGGGATATGCCGATGCGTTCCGGACCTGGACACGTGATGTTAATTATACCTACTGGGATTATCAACGCGGTGCCTGGCAAAAAGACAATGGTATCCGGATTGACCACCTGCTTCTTTCCGCAGAAGCCACTGACAGGCTTAAAAATGTTGGTATTTCCAAAGGTCCTCGCGGGAAGGAAAGACCCTCCGATCACACCCCGATCTGGATAGAATTATCGACGAATTGA